The DNA window GTCAGGGGTTCCGGGTCGCGGAGTCTGGTTATTGCCGGCGTGTCAGGCCGTGGGTCGTGGAGTTTGTCGGTCACTTCTTTTCTCAGCACCAGGACATCACGCGGGGCACGCACGCCGATCCGCACCTTGTTGCCGCGGACCTCCAGAACTTCCACCTGAACCTTATCACCAATGCAGATGACTTCGTTCGTCTTGCGTGTGAGGACCAGCATCGGAATCACTCCCTTGACCGCGTGAGTGTGACATATCGTCTTGCTGTGAGTCAGCATCTGAACGGGCACGTGACGCGCGAGGCTCGTGAGATGTGTGGAGCAAGCCTGTATCAGCGCGGAATGCGCAGTCGAAGACCCGCCCGATAAGGAGATTTGCACGTGTTGTGCCAATCGCTGTGGATTTCAGCCGGGAACGATGTACCGATTATTGTTGCGAAGCCCTTCGGCACGCATCCAGCGGGAGTCTTGAAAACAATGTCCCGACTCCAGTCATGCAAGTGGCACGCATTCGCGCAGGCTGACAATTCGGCGACCATCCGATTCGGCTCATTCACCGGTTTCTGTGGGAACTCGCAGCGAGCTTCTGCCGGCGGATAAAATGGCGTCCCGAGTAGTCTTCCAGATCAGATGCGCATGCCATTGAGCTTCCAGTTCGCAGGCCTGTTTGATCAATGCCGCGGCCACCGCGATGTCTCCTTCGTCATGCGCTTTGACGGCGCGTCTTGCCAGTTGGCAGGCTTCCGCGGCTGTATTCTCAATCTGTTGCAGCCAGCCGGCGGCTTTTCGCCATTCGGACGATTCCCGGCCGCTTGTCGCCAGCGCGAGTCGCTCGGCCTGCGCTGATCGGAGCCCCTGGACTCGCAGTTTCAGCGGACCGAATTCCGTGGCCCAGTCGCAGGTTTGCCAATTGTCTCGGGCGGCTTCGAAGGCTTCGCCGGGTGAGGGAATCGACATGAATCGCACCGTGCGGACGATAGATGGAAAGGAGCTGTCGCGAATGACGCCACAACGGCGCAAAGAATCGCATTTCCTGTGCCGGAAAGGTGACCCGACGAACGCGAACGCCAATAATGCCGGCGCGGCTTCCTTCGCCGAAGGAGATTCAGCGGTCGTCGCCCTTTGGAATGATGCCTTCCATGCCCCAAACAGCTCGATACTACGTCAACTGGGTCAACATCCTGCTGACAATTGCCGCGGCCGGCGTCATCGTCGTTTTTCTTGCGGGGGCCAATACGGCCTGGTATGCCGCCGAAACCAGCGATGAGATCTTCCGGAATTTTCAGATTCACCGGGAGGTCCGTTCGGTTCTGGAGGCCATGAAAGACGCGGAAACCGGCCAGCGCGGTTTTCTGATCATGGGAGACGACCGGTACCTGGCCTGGTACCACGTCGGGCTCAGCCGTGTCGTGGAACACCTTGACGCGCTGGATGGCTATGCGGCAACAGGAGAAGTCGATCCGGATCGTGTTGCCGAACTGCGGCGGATTGTCGGCGAAAAAAAGGCGATTCTGGAAGCAGCGGTCGCCGCCCGAATGCACGCACCGGAATCGGAAGCCTTCCTGCGAGCCCGCGAGATCGTGGCCACCGATCGCGGAAAGCTGCTGATGGACCTGATTCGCAGTGAGATCGGCGAAATGCTGGCCGCACGCGAACTGGAGATGGAGCGGCTGAAGCTGCTCGCAGACGGCCTGGCAAACCGGCACTTTCTGATTATCTCTCTGGGCCTGCTGCTGACTCTCAGCACGTTCGCGGCGGCCGCAGTGTTCACGAATCTGGAGCGC is part of the Planctomycetaceae bacterium genome and encodes:
- the csrA gene encoding carbon storage regulator CsrA → MLVLTRKTNEVICIGDKVQVEVLEVRGNKVRIGVRAPRDVLVLRKEVTDKLHDPRPDTPAITRLRDPEPLTTPG